One Thalassophryne amazonica chromosome 10, fThaAma1.1, whole genome shotgun sequence genomic region harbors:
- the s1pr3a gene encoding sphingosine 1-phosphate receptor 3a: protein MGNTLEEGMNAVIVNHYNNSGKWDPLRSSGVCKKAILLFICVLIVLENLMVLLALWRNKRFHSRMYFLIGNLALSDMLAGVAYVVNIFTSGRNTYFLTPMQWLAREGSMFVALSASTFSLLAIGIERHMTMVHLRPCETASRWRLLGLLAACWLVSMLLSALPSMGWNCLNNLPSCSTVLPLYAKSYVAFCISIFSALLVAIVILYIRIYRLVTSSGRRVSSRPSERSLALLRTVVIVLGVFVMCWAPLFLLLLLDVGCSSPHSCPVLLQVEWFIALAVLNSALNPLIYTLSSREMRAAFFRLLCCCQSSMESIGSPTVGNPHLGTVVPTAENSKTSFGGGLGKSKMNKEKGSTPMSSDNKHGDPSTTAVPHPSGPADLLSAVLVKAGALPPLSKF from the coding sequence ATGGGAAACACCCTGGAGGAAGGCATGAACGCTGTCATCGTCAACCACTACAACAACTCAGGGAAGTGGGACCCGCTGCGCAGCAGTGGGGTTTGTAAGAAGGCCATTCTGCTGTTCATCTGCGTGCTGATCGTCCTGGAGAACCTGATGGTCCTTCTCGCTCTCTGGAGGAACAAGCGTTTCCACAGTCGCATGTATTTCCTCATTGGAAACCTGGCGCTGTCAGACATGCTGGCTGGAGTGGCCTACGTGGTGAACATCTTCACCTCCGGACGTAATACCTACTTCCTGACCCCGATGCAGTGGCTGGCCAGAGAGGGGAGCATGTTTGTGGCGCTCAGCGCGTCTACGTTCAGCCTTCTGGCCATCGGCATTGAGAGACACATGACGATGGTGCATCTGCGTCCATGTGAGACGGCAAGTCGTTGGAGACTTCTTGGCCTCCTGGCGGCCTGCTGGCTTGTGTCAATGTTGCTCAGTGCGCTGCCTAGCATGGGCTGGAACTGCCTGAACAATCTGCCCTCTTGCTCTACTGTGCTGCCACTCTACGCTAAGAGCTACGTGGCCTTCTGCATCAGTATATTCAGCGCACTGTTGGTGGCCATCGTCATTCTCTACATTAGGATCTACCGCCTTGTGACGTCTAGTGGGCGCAGGGTCAGCAGTCGGCCTTCAGAGCGCTCGCTGGCATTGCTGCGAACGGTAGTTATCGTCCTTGGAGTGTTTGTCATGTGCTGGGCGCcgctgttcctgctgctgctgctggatgtGGGTTGTAGTAGTCCACACAGCTGCCCTGTGCTCCTCCAGGTGGAGTGGTTCATCGCTCTGGCTGTGCTCAACTCAGCACTCAACCCTCTGATTTACACCCTGTCCAGCAGGGAGATGAGGGCCGCCTTCTTCAGGTTGCTGTGCTGCTGTCAGAGCAGCATGGAGTCCATCGGGAGTCCTACAGTGGGAAACCCCCACCTGGGTACTGTTGTCCCCACAGCAGAGAACAGCAAGACTAGTTTCGGTGGAGGATTGGGCAAGTCCAAAATGAATAAAGAGAAAGGTTCCACGCCGATGAGCTCTGACAACAAGCATGGCGATCCCTCCACCACCGCTGTGCCCCACCCCTCTGGACCCGCCGACCTGCTGTCCGCTGTGCTGGTCAAAGCTGGAGCGCTCCCACCACTCAGTAAATTCTAA
- the LOC117518611 gene encoding ETS translocation variant 4-like, whose translation MPYLQQSFKQEYLDSLYERAAHMPGPGHVPRHAPHPHSHPHRFPSAHMMVKQEPTDYSYDPDVPGCPSMYHHNEVYPNPQHSNEGYLFESDSRVVPEKFEGEVKQEGGGVFREGTPYQRRGSLQLWQFLVALLDDPGNAHFIAWTERGMEFKLARLWGMQKNRPAMNYDKLSRSLRYYYEKGIMQKVAGERYIYKFVCEPEVLISLAFPDNQRPSLKAEFERYVNEEDTVPLSHLDEGVPYTTQQAPQNVGPQPYSKGYMY comes from the coding sequence ATGCCGTACCTGCAGCAGAGCTTTAAGCAAGAATACCTGGACTCTCTTTATGAGCGGGCGGCTCATATGCCAGGGCCCGGACATGTACCAAGACACGCGCCGCATCCTCACTCGCACCCGCACCGGTTCCCATCAGCCCACATGATGGTGAAGCAGGAGCCCACAGACTACTCCTACGATCCCGATGTGCCTGGATGTCCCTCTATGTACCACCACAACGAGGTCTACCCAAATCCCCAGCACAGCAATGAAGGTTATCTGTTTGAAAGTGATTCCCGTGTGGTTCCAGAGAAGTTCGAAGGTGAGGTAAAGCAGGAAGGGGGCGGAGTTTTTCGAGAAGGGACACCGTATCAGCGCCGTGGCTCTTTGCAGCTCTGGCAGTTCCTAGTGGCCCTGTTGGATGACCCAGGCAACGCCCACTTCATCGCCTGGACAGAGCGCGGCATGGAATTCAAACTGGCCAGGCTGTGGGGCATGCAGAAGAACCGTCCAGCCATGAACTATGACAAGCTCAGTCGCTCGCTGCGCTATTACTACGAGAAGGGAATCATGCAGAAGGTGGCTGGGGAGCGCTACATTTACAAGTTTGTCTGTGAGCCCGAGGTGCTCATCTCCCTGGCCTTTCCTGACAATCAGCGGCCCAGCCTGAAGGCCGAGTTTGAGCGTTATGTTAACGAGGAGGACACGGTGCCCCTGTCCCACTTGGACGAGGGCGTGCCctacaccacacaacaagccccaCAAAATGTGGGCCCCCAGCCCTACTCCAAAGGCTACATGTACTAA